A genomic segment from Candidatus Viadribacter manganicus encodes:
- a CDS encoding MarR family winged helix-turn-helix transcriptional regulator has translation MKKPQQASAENILDLSVAVIEFYFRIEALSEATAGFATAGGEWGMLRMLVKDGPQTVPDMARSRPVSRQHCQTTANALEAQGLVEFIDNPKHKTSKLVRATKKGRDRFQSMRKQFLQAAGVYAPLFTAAEVTAATDVCRRARDMIEI, from the coding sequence GTGAAAAAGCCGCAGCAGGCAAGCGCAGAGAACATTTTGGACCTCTCCGTCGCGGTCATCGAATTTTACTTCCGGATCGAGGCGCTCAGCGAAGCGACCGCGGGCTTTGCCACCGCCGGCGGCGAATGGGGCATGTTGCGGATGCTGGTGAAGGACGGCCCACAGACCGTGCCCGACATGGCGCGTTCTCGTCCCGTCTCGCGCCAACACTGCCAAACCACGGCGAATGCGTTGGAGGCCCAAGGATTGGTCGAGTTCATCGACAATCCGAAACACAAGACTTCGAAACTCGTGCGCGCGACCAAGAAGGGCCGCGACAGGTTTCAGTCCATGCGTAAACAGTTCCTGCAAGCCGCCGGCGTCTACGCGCCGCTCTTCACGGCGGCAGAGGTGACGGCGGCCACGGATGTCTGCCGCCGCGCGCGCGACATGATCGAGATCTAA
- a CDS encoding class I SAM-dependent methyltransferase, with protein MRASMTAGESGEGCTGLECIWGHPRGLTGVLALAAMAAGNERQNKAALDLLAPRIGDSVIELGCGAGMGVRAALKRVGEAGYVAGVDHSATASHCATHFAHRAVRSGQAVVMRAEASDLPFRDSMFDRAFAVNSFQFWTDPARALREISRVLAPGGRLVITQRASNLGAPGAYAGAAHGMERIGQATALLKAQGWRIVDERATRDGSRLLAVSVLAERPA; from the coding sequence ATGCGCGCGTCAATGACGGCCGGTGAATCCGGCGAGGGCTGCACTGGCCTTGAATGCATATGGGGCCATCCGCGCGGTTTAACAGGGGTGCTGGCGCTTGCGGCCATGGCGGCCGGAAACGAGCGCCAGAACAAGGCGGCGCTCGATCTTCTGGCGCCCCGGATTGGCGATAGCGTGATCGAGTTGGGCTGCGGCGCGGGCATGGGTGTTCGTGCGGCTTTGAAGCGCGTCGGTGAGGCTGGCTACGTTGCAGGCGTCGATCACTCCGCGACGGCTTCGCATTGCGCCACGCATTTCGCCCACCGCGCCGTGCGATCGGGGCAAGCGGTGGTCATGCGCGCCGAAGCTTCCGATCTGCCGTTTCGCGATTCAATGTTCGATCGCGCCTTCGCGGTGAACAGCTTTCAGTTCTGGACGGACCCAGCGCGTGCGCTGCGCGAAATCTCCCGTGTGCTCGCGCCGGGTGGTCGTCTCGTTATTACGCAGCGCGCCTCCAATCTCGGGGCGCCGGGCGCTTATGCCGGCGCAGCGCACGGCATGGAGCGCATCGGCCAAGCGACGGCGCTGCTCAAAGCGCAAGGTTGGCGCATCGTCGACGAACGCGCTACGCGCGATGGTTCGCGCTTGCTTGCTGTGAGCGTGCTGGCGGAGCGGCCGGCCTAA
- a CDS encoding DMT family transporter, producing MNAPTLAYYIALSTVGGILIPIMAALSGGLGRMLDNPWAAAAIVSGGGFALVLAFTLLNGSMNVSWETLRHATPWQLLAGAGFAFYLLSITWVGPRFGIGNAVMFVLAGQIISSALIDHFGLFGAPHKPVDALRALGLVVMASGIAIAQIAANNAKPSD from the coding sequence ATGAACGCGCCCACGCTCGCCTACTACATCGCGCTCTCGACGGTTGGCGGCATTCTCATCCCGATCATGGCCGCACTCTCAGGCGGACTTGGACGGATGCTCGATAATCCTTGGGCTGCGGCAGCGATTGTATCTGGCGGCGGCTTTGCGCTCGTCCTCGCGTTCACGCTGCTCAATGGAAGCATGAACGTGTCGTGGGAGACATTGCGCCACGCAACGCCCTGGCAACTTCTCGCCGGCGCCGGTTTTGCCTTCTACCTGCTTTCCATCACGTGGGTCGGCCCACGCTTTGGCATCGGCAACGCGGTTATGTTTGTGCTCGCCGGGCAGATCATCTCCTCGGCGCTGATTGATCATTTCGGCCTCTTCGGCGCGCCGCACAAACCCGTCGATGCTCTCCGCGCCCTCGGTTTGGTCGTTATGGCGTCGGGCATCGCGATCGCGCAGATCGCCGCCAACAACGCTAAGCCGTCAGACTAG
- a CDS encoding tautomerase family protein — protein sequence MPYVNIKITKTGATAEQKAELIKGATELLQRVLNKNPATTVVIIDEVETDNWGMNGETVTARNAKTRPR from the coding sequence ATGCCGTACGTGAACATCAAGATCACCAAGACTGGCGCGACCGCCGAGCAAAAGGCCGAGCTGATCAAGGGCGCCACTGAATTGCTCCAGCGCGTGCTAAACAAGAACCCGGCAACGACGGTCGTCATCATAGACGAAGTCGAGACTGACAATTGGGGCATGAATGGCGAGACGGTGACTGCTCGTAACGCCAAGACGCGACCGCGATGA
- a CDS encoding aldo/keto reductase produces MKYVNLGKSGLKVSRICLGTMAYANGAGGAHPWALNEEASQPFYKRAIEAGINFFDTANVYSFGTSEEFLGRAIKKYAKRDEIVIATKVHGEMRPNDPNGKGLSRKAILGEIDLSLKRLGTDYVDLYQIHRLDPETPIEETLEALNDVVKAGKARYIGASSMYAWQFMQALALQSANNWSRFISMQNHLNLLYREEEREMLPLCRDQGIGVIPWSPLARGRLARGPDEKTERSETDKFGQYLYRKTAEADRAVIERVGEIATERALPRGQVALAWLLAKNGVTAPIVGATKIEQLNDAIAAAEVALTADEIKRLEEPYIPHPVAGFV; encoded by the coding sequence ATGAAGTACGTCAATCTCGGCAAAAGCGGCCTCAAAGTTTCGCGCATTTGTCTCGGCACGATGGCCTACGCCAATGGCGCTGGAGGCGCGCACCCCTGGGCGCTCAACGAAGAAGCGTCACAACCCTTCTACAAGCGCGCCATCGAAGCTGGGATCAACTTCTTCGACACCGCCAACGTCTACTCCTTTGGCACCAGCGAAGAGTTTCTCGGCCGCGCAATCAAGAAGTACGCCAAGCGCGACGAGATCGTTATCGCGACCAAAGTTCATGGCGAGATGCGGCCGAACGATCCGAACGGCAAAGGCCTCTCACGCAAAGCCATTCTCGGCGAAATCGATCTCAGCCTGAAGCGCCTCGGCACCGATTACGTGGATCTCTACCAGATCCACCGCCTCGATCCCGAAACACCAATCGAAGAAACACTCGAAGCCCTCAATGACGTCGTGAAGGCCGGCAAGGCCCGCTATATCGGCGCCTCGTCGATGTATGCGTGGCAATTCATGCAAGCCCTGGCGCTGCAGAGCGCCAACAACTGGTCGCGCTTCATCTCGATGCAAAACCACCTGAACCTGCTCTACCGCGAAGAAGAGCGCGAAATGCTGCCGCTTTGTCGCGACCAGGGCATCGGCGTCATACCGTGGTCGCCGCTTGCGCGCGGACGGCTGGCGCGCGGGCCGGACGAAAAGACCGAGCGCAGTGAAACTGACAAGTTCGGCCAATATCTCTATCGCAAGACAGCGGAAGCCGATCGCGCCGTTATCGAGCGCGTCGGCGAAATCGCGACCGAACGCGCTCTACCGCGCGGGCAGGTGGCCTTGGCCTGGCTGTTGGCCAAGAACGGCGTCACTGCGCCCATCGTTGGCGCCACCAAGATCGAGCAACTCAACGATGCGATCGCGGCGGCGGAAGTTGCGCTTACAGCAGATGAAATCAAACGGCTCGAAGAGCCCTACATCCCCCACCCCGTCGCCGGCTTTGTGTGA
- a CDS encoding ABC transporter ATP-binding protein has translation MPTSQTPPEFAIEARGLDKTYRAQGKGKAVHALKAIDLAIPRGSFFGLLGPNGAGKSTFINTLGGLVVKSGGTASIWGHDIDADPMNARGAIGIVPQELNMDPFFSPGEALEIQAGYYGVPKSERRTEEILRAVGLWDKRDAYARTLSGGMKRRLLVAKAMVHAPPVLVLDEPTAGVDVELRRQLWDYVRALHASGVTIVLTTHYLEEAQELCDTIAIINHGNVIACEPTSKLISRLDQKTLVVTPQSPVTPPLKGFEDVTFAMKATGAFTLTYKTSQHSVEELLDRVRAAGVTIKDLSIQEPDLEDVFVELTA, from the coding sequence ATGCCAACATCACAGACGCCGCCCGAGTTCGCCATCGAGGCGCGCGGCCTCGACAAAACCTATCGCGCCCAAGGCAAGGGCAAGGCCGTGCACGCATTGAAGGCAATCGACCTCGCCATTCCGCGCGGCTCGTTCTTTGGCCTTCTGGGCCCCAACGGAGCCGGCAAATCCACCTTCATCAACACCCTGGGCGGCCTCGTCGTGAAGAGCGGCGGGACCGCCTCGATCTGGGGCCACGACATTGACGCCGATCCGATGAACGCGCGCGGCGCCATCGGCATCGTACCGCAAGAACTCAACATGGATCCGTTCTTCTCCCCCGGCGAGGCGCTGGAGATCCAAGCCGGATATTACGGCGTCCCCAAAAGTGAGCGGCGCACCGAGGAGATTCTTCGCGCCGTCGGGCTTTGGGATAAGCGCGACGCTTATGCACGCACGCTTTCGGGCGGCATGAAACGTCGCCTGCTCGTGGCGAAGGCGATGGTGCACGCGCCGCCGGTTCTCGTGCTCGATGAACCAACCGCCGGTGTCGACGTCGAACTGCGCCGCCAGCTTTGGGACTATGTGCGCGCACTGCATGCGAGCGGCGTCACCATCGTGCTGACCACGCACTACCTCGAAGAAGCACAAGAACTCTGCGACACGATCGCGATCATCAACCACGGCAACGTCATCGCCTGCGAACCGACCTCGAAACTCATCTCGCGGCTAGATCAGAAAACGCTAGTCGTCACGCCGCAATCGCCGGTGACGCCGCCGCTCAAAGGCTTCGAGGATGTCACCTTCGCGATGAAAGCGACCGGCGCATTTACGCTAACCTACAAAACAAGCCAGCATTCCGTGGAAGAATTGCTGGACCGGGTGCGTGCAGCCGGCGTCACGATCAAGGATCTCTCGATCCAAGAACCCGATTTAGAAGATGTTTTCGTGGAGCTGACGGCATGA
- a CDS encoding zinc-finger domain-containing protein, whose translation MTKLRDNPRTDASTPGDPDALPAPETIEVTSRRVKCDGGGAALGHPVVYYDMGEENFVECGYCDRRFVLVVGAGDDHH comes from the coding sequence ATGACGAAACTGCGCGATAACCCCCGCACCGATGCGTCCACCCCGGGCGATCCCGACGCGCTGCCGGCGCCGGAAACGATCGAGGTGACGTCGCGGCGCGTGAAGTGTGATGGCGGCGGCGCCGCGCTCGGGCATCCCGTCGTCTATTATGACATGGGCGAAGAAAACTTCGTCGAATGTGGCTACTGCGACCGCCGCTTCGTGCTGGTCGTTGGTGCAGGCGACGATCACCACTAA
- a CDS encoding VOC family protein, with protein MFDHLSLGVRDLMAAARFYDALFAPLGHSKTWSKENELAYGRDGTRLFWLYPTDGDRIAGLGAHIAFRATSEQEVDDAYLAALAHGATTLRAAGLHLDIGPDYYGAVVLDPDGNKIEIVVGAMH; from the coding sequence ATGTTCGACCATCTCTCGCTCGGCGTGCGCGATCTCATGGCGGCGGCGCGATTCTACGATGCGTTGTTCGCGCCGCTCGGCCACTCGAAGACGTGGTCGAAGGAAAACGAGCTCGCCTACGGCCGAGATGGGACGCGGCTGTTTTGGCTCTATCCAACCGACGGCGACCGCATTGCAGGGCTCGGCGCACATATCGCCTTCCGCGCAACCTCAGAGCAGGAAGTGGATGACGCCTACCTTGCCGCCTTGGCGCATGGCGCGACGACGCTCCGCGCCGCGGGCCTGCATCTCGACATCGGCCCCGACTATTATGGCGCAGTCGTGCTTGATCCCGATGGCAACAAGATCGAGATCGTCGTCGGTGCGATGCACTAA
- a CDS encoding isocitrate lyase/PEP mutase family protein encodes MSAEKAAIFHKLHEELLILPNTWDAASARIVEDAGAKAIATSSAAVAWAQGYADGHHFPVDKLIEVVKATERAVTIPITCDAEGGYSDDPKQAVDNVAKLIDAGAVGINLEDNVYPHELHLKKIEAIRAMAEKKGVNLYINARTDVYLKALAPPEQAAEETLRRAAAIERAGASGLFVPGIADAAQIGVIVSGTKLPLNIMARPGAPSAAKLRELGVRRVSAATGLFNAAMAAAREAAEDFLRDADSEALWQRRGSPPDYNKLFGG; translated from the coding sequence ATGTCCGCCGAAAAAGCAGCAATATTCCACAAACTGCATGAAGAGCTCTTGATCCTCCCAAACACATGGGACGCAGCTTCAGCGCGCATTGTGGAAGACGCTGGCGCCAAAGCGATCGCTACCTCAAGTGCTGCGGTTGCATGGGCGCAAGGCTATGCCGATGGCCACCATTTCCCCGTCGATAAGCTGATTGAAGTCGTGAAAGCGACTGAGCGTGCTGTCACCATTCCGATCACCTGCGATGCGGAGGGCGGCTATTCCGACGATCCAAAACAGGCTGTGGACAACGTCGCGAAGCTCATCGACGCCGGCGCTGTCGGCATCAACCTCGAGGACAACGTGTATCCGCACGAACTGCATCTGAAAAAGATCGAAGCGATCCGTGCGATGGCTGAGAAGAAGGGCGTCAACCTCTACATTAATGCGCGCACCGACGTTTACTTGAAGGCGCTTGCGCCGCCGGAGCAGGCCGCTGAGGAAACGTTGCGCCGCGCCGCTGCGATCGAGCGGGCGGGCGCGAGCGGCTTGTTCGTCCCAGGCATTGCTGACGCCGCGCAGATCGGGGTTATCGTGAGTGGGACGAAGCTGCCGCTCAATATCATGGCGCGTCCCGGCGCGCCGTCAGCGGCAAAACTTCGCGAACTCGGCGTGCGGCGTGTCAGCGCTGCGACGGGGCTCTTCAATGCCGCTATGGCTGCTGCTCGCGAAGCCGCGGAGGACTTCCTGCGCGACGCCGACTCAGAAGCGTTGTGGCAACGCCGCGGCAGCCCGCCAGATTACAACAAGCTGTTCGGCGGATAA
- the polA gene encoding DNA polymerase I, producing MAKKDAPRLYLIDGSAYIFRAYHALPPLTRASDGLSVGAVAGFCNMLWKFLEEMKGAEAPTHLAVIFDKSEVTFRNKLYPEYKAHRPPAPEDLVPQFPMIRDATRAFNLPCIEMGGFEADDLIATYARQAAAGGASVRIVSSDKDLMQLIVEGVIQLYDPMKNRILGLDAVMEKFGVGPEKVIDAQALIGDSTDNVPGAPGIGPKTAAELINTFGSLDAILERANEIKQQKRRETLINFADQIRLSRELVTLKDDVDVEEKWESFALREPDPAMLLQFIDAMEFRTLGRRVREHFAKEKGVQIVASYTSAAPPLAPVHADDGAPRAGPVLEEIEREFKPDAYKIVRDLPALEDYIRRAKLAGAIGIDTEADSFDAMRAQLVGVSLSLAANDAIYIPLQHRGSESRAGELFAAEAPSETGALDTGTQIGLSAALAALQSLFEDASVTKVGLNIKWDIALFAKHKIALKAFDDPMLASYTLYGGLDDHDKTSLIEKHIGHGLTPYANVAGKGKAQQTFDLVPIEAAAAYSCEHADAALRLYRKLSPELASNHLITVYETLERPLPPVLAAMEREGIKVDPQMLSRLSGDFAQRMLQYESEAYGLAGKEFNLGSPKQLGEILFDELKLAGGGKTKTGAWSTDAAILEDLAEQHDLPAKVLEWRQLSKLRSTYTEALGAAINPQTNRVHTSYALASTTTGRLSSNDPNLQNIPIRTEEGRRIRDAFIAEKGNVLVSADYSQIELRLLAHVADIPQLKQAFADGVDIHARTASEMFGVPVEGMPKEIRSNAKAINFGIIYGISAFGLARNLGIAREEAAAYIKKYFERFPGIRDYMEETKAFARANGYVKTIFGRRIWVKGIQSKNPSERAFGERQSINAPLQGAAADIIRRAMVRLPAALAKAKLKSRMLLQVHDELVFEAPKEEADTLCKLAKDVMEAAPEPAAILSVPLTVEAKAGSSWGAAH from the coding sequence ATGGCTAAGAAAGACGCTCCGCGCCTCTACCTCATCGACGGCTCCGCCTACATCTTCCGTGCGTATCACGCGTTGCCGCCGCTGACGCGTGCAAGCGATGGCCTAAGCGTAGGCGCCGTAGCCGGCTTTTGTAACATGCTGTGGAAGTTCTTAGAGGAGATGAAAGGCGCCGAAGCGCCGACTCACCTCGCAGTTATCTTCGACAAAAGCGAAGTGACCTTCCGCAACAAGCTCTATCCGGAATACAAAGCCCATCGCCCGCCGGCGCCGGAAGATCTGGTGCCGCAGTTCCCGATGATCCGGGACGCGACGCGCGCGTTTAATCTGCCGTGCATCGAGATGGGGGGCTTCGAGGCCGACGATCTGATCGCGACGTATGCGCGCCAAGCCGCTGCCGGTGGCGCCAGCGTGCGCATCGTCTCGTCCGACAAGGACCTCATGCAACTCATCGTTGAAGGCGTCATTCAGCTTTATGACCCGATGAAGAACCGCATTCTCGGCCTCGACGCTGTTATGGAGAAGTTTGGCGTCGGCCCCGAGAAGGTGATCGACGCGCAAGCGCTCATCGGCGATTCGACGGACAACGTTCCGGGCGCACCTGGCATCGGCCCCAAGACAGCAGCAGAACTCATCAACACGTTCGGCTCGCTCGATGCGATCCTTGAACGCGCCAACGAGATCAAGCAGCAGAAGCGGCGCGAAACCTTGATCAACTTCGCCGATCAGATCCGTCTCTCTCGCGAACTCGTCACACTCAAAGACGATGTCGACGTCGAAGAGAAGTGGGAAAGCTTCGCGCTGCGTGAGCCCGATCCAGCGATGCTGCTTCAATTTATCGACGCGATGGAGTTCCGCACGCTTGGGCGGCGTGTGCGTGAGCACTTTGCTAAAGAGAAGGGCGTTCAGATCGTCGCCAGCTACACCTCCGCGGCGCCTCCGCTGGCGCCGGTGCATGCGGATGACGGCGCGCCGCGCGCTGGCCCGGTGCTTGAAGAGATCGAGCGTGAGTTCAAGCCCGACGCTTACAAGATCGTCCGCGATCTGCCAGCGCTGGAGGACTATATTCGCCGCGCCAAGCTCGCTGGTGCAATCGGTATCGATACTGAAGCAGATTCGTTCGATGCGATGCGGGCGCAGCTTGTCGGTGTCTCGCTTTCACTTGCGGCGAATGACGCGATTTACATTCCGCTGCAGCATCGCGGTTCGGAGTCGCGCGCCGGCGAGTTGTTCGCGGCAGAGGCGCCGTCCGAGACGGGGGCCTTGGATACGGGGACGCAAATCGGTTTGAGCGCAGCGCTCGCCGCATTGCAGTCGTTGTTCGAAGACGCGTCGGTCACCAAAGTCGGCCTCAACATCAAATGGGATATTGCGCTCTTCGCCAAGCACAAGATAGCGCTCAAGGCGTTTGATGATCCAATGCTGGCGTCCTACACGCTTTATGGCGGACTAGACGATCACGATAAGACTTCGTTGATCGAAAAGCACATTGGCCATGGCTTGACGCCGTACGCCAACGTCGCCGGCAAAGGCAAGGCGCAGCAGACTTTCGATTTAGTGCCGATCGAAGCTGCGGCGGCATATTCGTGCGAACACGCTGACGCTGCTTTGCGGCTTTATCGTAAGCTCTCACCGGAATTGGCGAGCAATCACCTTATCACGGTATACGAAACACTTGAGCGGCCTTTGCCGCCTGTGCTTGCGGCAATGGAGCGCGAAGGGATCAAGGTTGACCCGCAGATGCTCTCGCGCCTTTCCGGCGATTTTGCGCAGCGCATGTTGCAATATGAATCCGAGGCCTACGGGCTTGCAGGAAAGGAATTCAATCTCGGGTCGCCTAAGCAGCTCGGCGAAATTTTGTTTGATGAGCTCAAGCTTGCGGGTGGCGGCAAAACCAAGACCGGCGCTTGGTCCACCGATGCGGCGATCCTCGAAGATTTGGCTGAGCAGCACGATCTGCCAGCCAAGGTGCTCGAGTGGCGTCAACTCTCAAAGCTGCGCTCCACCTACACCGAAGCATTGGGCGCAGCCATCAATCCGCAGACCAATCGCGTACACACCAGCTACGCGCTCGCCTCAACCACAACGGGGCGGCTCTCGTCGAATGATCCAAACCTGCAGAATATTCCGATCCGCACCGAGGAAGGCCGTCGCATTCGCGATGCGTTCATTGCCGAGAAGGGCAATGTGCTTGTCTCAGCCGACTATTCGCAGATCGAGCTGCGCCTGCTCGCGCATGTCGCGGACATTCCCCAGCTGAAGCAGGCATTTGCCGATGGTGTCGATATTCATGCTCGCACCGCGTCGGAGATGTTCGGCGTTCCGGTTGAGGGCATGCCGAAGGAAATTCGTAGCAATGCCAAGGCGATCAATTTCGGCATTATCTACGGCATCAGCGCGTTCGGCTTAGCACGCAATCTCGGCATCGCCCGTGAAGAAGCGGCCGCCTACATCAAGAAATACTTTGAGCGCTTTCCAGGCATCCGCGATTACATGGAAGAGACCAAAGCGTTCGCTCGCGCTAACGGCTACGTGAAAACGATCTTCGGCCGCCGCATCTGGGTGAAGGGCATCCAGTCGAAGAATCCGAGCGAACGCGCGTTTGGCGAACGCCAATCCATCAATGCGCCGCTGCAAGGCGCCGCCGCCGACATCATTCGGCGTGCGATGGTTCGCTTGCCGGCGGCGTTGGCGAAGGCAAAGCTAAAGTCGCGCATGCTGCTGCAAGTGCATGACGAACTCGTGTTCGAGGCGCCGAAGGAAGAAGCGGACACGCTTTGCAAGCTTGCAAAGGACGTGATGGAAGCCGCGCCTGAGCCTGCGGCTATTCTCAGCGTGCCTCTAACGGTCGAAGCCAAAGCCGGATCAAGCTGGGGCGCTGCGCACTAA
- a CDS encoding response regulator transcription factor → MPTIALVDDDENILASLKVLFEGEGYTVRSYTDGATALAALSETPPDIAILDIKMPRMDGVEVLRRLRQGSNLPVIFLTSKDDEMDEVVGFNVGADDYIKKPFSQRLLSERVKALLRRTRAGAPGAEATSDKKPIVRGELTLDPNRHACTWKGEQVRLTVTEFLILQALAQRPGYVKSRDQLMDAAYDDQVYVDDRTIDSHIKRLRKKFRDIDGDFDAIETLYGVGYRYNEI, encoded by the coding sequence ATGCCGACCATCGCCCTTGTCGACGACGACGAGAACATTCTCGCCTCCCTGAAGGTCCTCTTTGAGGGCGAAGGTTACACCGTGCGGTCCTATACGGATGGCGCGACGGCGCTTGCTGCGCTGTCGGAAACGCCGCCGGACATTGCCATCCTCGATATCAAGATGCCGCGCATGGATGGCGTCGAAGTTCTGCGCCGTCTGCGGCAGGGTTCGAACCTTCCGGTCATCTTCCTCACGTCCAAAGACGACGAGATGGACGAAGTCGTCGGCTTCAATGTCGGCGCGGACGACTACATCAAAAAGCCATTCTCCCAACGCCTGCTCAGCGAGCGCGTGAAGGCGCTGTTGCGTCGTACCCGCGCCGGCGCGCCAGGTGCAGAGGCAACGAGTGACAAGAAGCCAATCGTTCGCGGCGAACTTACCCTTGATCCGAACCGCCACGCTTGTACGTGGAAGGGCGAACAAGTTCGCCTCACGGTCACTGAATTTCTTATCCTGCAAGCGCTCGCTCAGCGCCCTGGCTACGTGAAGAGCCGGGACCAGCTGATGGACGCTGCCTATGACGATCAGGTCTATGTCGACGACAGAACCATCGACAGCCACATCAAGCGGCTCCGCAAAAAATTCCGCGACATCGACGGCGACTTCGACGCGATCGAAACCCTCTATGGCGTCGGCTACCGGTACAACGAAATCTGA
- a CDS encoding HAMP domain-containing histidine kinase produces MASATGTTKSDGIFRAILRSRIARIIFIWNFAGLFVLILGVLLLTEMRAGLTEAQFRNLRTQGELITNLLIETGTVEGDPNPYINESAVRLVLHRILPPIAEGARPGVGRPRVRVFDTDARLIADSDVIYDEIRETPITEDQSLGEQIESAARQVEYLRLTPWRPTTTLEEEQRRALRGEIVNGERLNERGERVVSVTVPLRRVQQVIGTVTTESADVERILVAERAGMIPFMIGATIAIFLSSLLLALFIARPLRKLANAADSLRLTGATRLDLPEVTHRKDEIGALAHSLEAMTGALADRIDANERFAADVSHEIKNPLASIQSAVTSARSAKTPEQQAQMLGIVAQDVQRLDRLITDIARASRIEAETAKLDLHRIDLGALLFEITRAYASPPDEEAPVTVAFKGPKPEGLIALGQAGPLGQVFRNLIDNARSFSPHGGVVSVSAELVRAKEGAIVRAIVDDQGPGVPPENLETIFERFYTQRPKGAAFGGNSGLGLSIARQIVTSLGGRIYAQNKDGLGRGESGGARLVVELPLAH; encoded by the coding sequence ATGGCGTCGGCTACCGGTACAACGAAATCTGACGGGATCTTCCGCGCGATCCTGCGTTCGCGCATCGCGCGGATCATTTTCATTTGGAATTTTGCCGGCCTGTTCGTCCTCATTCTGGGCGTGCTGCTGCTGACAGAGATGCGCGCCGGTTTGACCGAGGCGCAATTCCGCAATTTGCGGACCCAAGGCGAACTGATCACCAACCTGCTGATCGAAACCGGCACGGTTGAGGGCGATCCGAACCCGTACATCAATGAGAGCGCGGTGCGGCTGGTCTTGCACCGGATATTGCCGCCAATCGCGGAAGGGGCGCGTCCCGGCGTCGGACGGCCGCGCGTGCGGGTGTTCGATACTGATGCCCGCCTCATCGCCGACAGCGACGTCATTTACGATGAGATCCGCGAGACGCCGATCACCGAGGATCAGAGCCTCGGCGAGCAGATCGAAAGCGCCGCGCGGCAGGTGGAGTATCTGCGCCTGACCCCGTGGCGGCCGACGACCACGCTGGAAGAAGAGCAGCGGCGTGCCTTGCGAGGTGAGATCGTCAACGGGGAGAGGTTGAACGAACGCGGTGAGCGGGTTGTGTCGGTGACTGTTCCGCTGCGGCGCGTGCAGCAAGTCATAGGTACAGTGACGACCGAGAGCGCCGACGTTGAGCGGATCCTGGTGGCGGAGCGCGCCGGCATGATCCCGTTCATGATCGGCGCAACGATTGCCATCTTTCTATCTTCTCTATTGCTGGCTCTGTTCATCGCGCGCCCGCTGCGCAAGTTGGCGAACGCGGCAGATTCCCTCCGGTTGACCGGCGCCACGCGCCTGGACTTGCCTGAAGTCACCCACCGGAAGGATGAAATCGGCGCGTTGGCGCACTCGCTCGAAGCGATGACGGGCGCGCTTGCAGACCGCATCGACGCCAATGAGCGGTTCGCTGCTGACGTAAGCCACGAGATCAAGAATCCGCTGGCTTCGATTCAATCGGCGGTGACTTCGGCGCGATCGGCGAAAACGCCGGAGCAACAAGCGCAAATGCTGGGCATCGTTGCGCAGGATGTGCAGCGCCTTGATCGCCTGATTACAGACATTGCGCGCGCAAGCCGCATCGAGGCAGAGACAGCAAAGCTAGACTTGCACCGTATCGATCTTGGTGCGCTTCTGTTCGAAATCACCCGCGCTTATGCATCGCCGCCAGACGAAGAGGCGCCGGTTACGGTCGCGTTTAAAGGACCCAAGCCCGAAGGCCTTATCGCGCTCGGGCAGGCTGGGCCGCTTGGTCAGGTCTTCCGAAATTTGATCGACAATGCGCGGTCGTTCAGTCCCCATGGTGGCGTGGTGTCGGTCTCGGCGGAGTTGGTGCGCGCAAAGGAAGGTGCGATCGTCCGCGCCATCGTCGACGATCAGGGCCCAGGCGTGCCGCCTGAGAACCTCGAAACCATCTTCGAGCGCTTCTACACCCAGCGGCCGAAAGGGGCTGCCTTTGGCGGTAATTCGGGTCTCGGTCTTTCCATCGCCCGCCAGATCGTCACCTCGCTCGGCGGGCGGATTTACGCCCAGAACAAGGATGGCCTGGGCCGCGGAGAGAGCGGCGGCGCTCGCCTAGTCGTGGAATTGCCGCTGGCGCACTAG